CGCCAGCGAAATGAAACCGACCAAAGCCGGCACGGGAGAGTATCTCGAGCTGGAACTCGAGGTGATCGAAGGCCCGTACAAGGGGCGCAAACTCTGGGATCGCCTCACGCTCAAGCACCCCAACGAGACGACGGTGCAGATCGCCAAGGGGACGCTCTCGAGCATCTGTCGGAGCGTCAACGTCATGAAACCCCGCGATTCGGTTGAGCTGCACAACTTGCCGCTGATCGCCTCGGTCGGCTGCAAGAAGCGCGAGGACAACGGCGAGCTCACCAACTACATCAAGGGGTATGCCAAGCGTGACGCCTCACCGGCGCGTCCGACGGCGGCCGCCGCCAACGGCGCCGGGGGCACTCCACCTTGGAAACGCTGAGCGAGCAGGTCTTCCTGCTGCCCTTCCCGCCGAGCGTCAATCACTACTGGCGCATGGTGAGCACGAGGCATGGATGCCGCATGCTCATCAGCCGCGAGGGCCGGACCTACCGCGGCGCGGTGGTCTCGGCTCTCGCGGCGGCGGGCGCCCGGGCGCAGGACGGCCGCCTTGATGTGTCGATCGTTGCGTCTCCACCGGATCGCCGCCGAAGGGATCTCGATAACTTACTCAAAAGCACGCTCGATTCGCTCGCGCATGGGGGCGCATACCACGACGACTCGCAGATTGACCACCTGGAGATCTGGCGCGGAGCGGTTGTCCCCGAGGGCCACATCGCAGTGCGCATTTGTCCGATGACACGGAGCAT
This sequence is a window from Phycisphaerales bacterium. Protein-coding genes within it:
- a CDS encoding DUF669 domain-containing protein, yielding MAHLDGFDAHDVDPNVGFDPIPIGKYLAIITASEMKPTKAGTGEYLELELEVIEGPYKGRKLWDRLTLKHPNETTVQIAKGTLSSICRSVNVMKPRDSVELHNLPLIASVGCKKREDNGELTNYIKGYAKRDASPARPTAAAANGAGGTPPWKR
- a CDS encoding RusA family crossover junction endodeoxyribonuclease is translated as METLSEQVFLLPFPPSVNHYWRMVSTRHGCRMLISREGRTYRGAVVSALAAAGARAQDGRLDVSIVASPPDRRRRDLDNLLKSTLDSLAHGGAYHDDSQIDHLEIWRGAVVPEGHIAVRICPMTRSIPQWTT